The Vibrio orientalis CIP 102891 = ATCC 33934 genome window below encodes:
- the atpH gene encoding F0F1 ATP synthase subunit delta, translating to MSDMTTIARPYAKAAFDFAVEKGQLDQWGQMLSFAAEVANNEQIHELLTSSTSADKLAEIFVAVCGEQVDAFGQNLIKVMAENGRLQALPDVCAEFLLLKQEHEKEISVEVTSATELSEQQKADISSKLETRLERKVQLNCSVDETLLGGVIIRAGDLVIDNSARGRLSRLSDALQS from the coding sequence ATGTCTGATATGACTACTATCGCACGCCCCTATGCTAAAGCAGCATTCGACTTTGCTGTTGAAAAAGGCCAACTAGACCAATGGGGTCAAATGTTGTCTTTTGCAGCGGAAGTTGCCAATAACGAACAAATTCATGAGCTATTAACTAGCTCAACGTCTGCTGACAAACTAGCAGAAATATTTGTTGCGGTATGTGGCGAACAAGTTGATGCGTTCGGTCAAAACCTAATTAAGGTGATGGCTGAGAATGGCCGACTACAGGCCCTTCCTGATGTGTGTGCTGAGTTCCTGCTTCTTAAGCAAGAACATGAGAAAGAAATCAGTGTTGAAGTGACTTCAGCAACGGAACTTTCAGAACAGCAAAAAGCAGATATCAGTAGCAAACTTGAAACGCGTCTTGAACGCAAAGTCCAGCTGAATTGCAGCGTAGATGAGACCCTACTTGGTGGGGTTATTATTAGAGCCGGAGACTTAGTCATCGATAACTCAGCACGTGGCCGTTTAAGCCGCCTGAGCGATGCATTGCAGTCTTAA
- the atpB gene encoding F0F1 ATP synthase subunit A, with amino-acid sequence MAAPGEALTSSGYIAHHLSNLSLAKLGLVADEASFWNVHIDSLFFSWFTGLIFLGIFYKVAKGTTAGVPGKLQCAVEMIVEFVAENVKDTFHGRNPLIAPLALTIFCWVFLMNVMDLVPIDFLPYPAEHWLGIPYLKVVPSADVNITMAMALGVFALMIYYSIKVKGLGGFAKELALHPFNHWTMIPFNLLIEVVSLLAKPLSLGMRLFGNMFAGEVVFILCAAMLPWYLQWMGSLPWAIFHILVILIQAFVFMMLTIVYMSMAHEDGDH; translated from the coding sequence ATGGCTGCGCCAGGTGAAGCGCTAACATCGTCCGGATACATTGCCCACCACTTATCAAACCTTTCTTTAGCTAAGTTAGGCTTGGTAGCGGATGAAGCAAGTTTCTGGAACGTACATATCGATAGCCTGTTTTTTTCTTGGTTTACTGGTTTAATTTTCTTAGGGATTTTTTACAAAGTAGCGAAGGGAACGACAGCGGGTGTACCGGGTAAGCTTCAGTGTGCTGTTGAAATGATCGTAGAATTTGTCGCGGAAAACGTCAAAGATACGTTCCATGGACGCAACCCATTGATTGCACCTTTAGCACTAACTATCTTTTGTTGGGTATTTTTGATGAACGTGATGGACTTAGTTCCTATCGACTTCTTACCTTACCCAGCAGAGCATTGGCTTGGTATTCCTTACCTTAAGGTTGTACCGTCAGCTGATGTGAACATCACCATGGCTATGGCTCTAGGCGTATTCGCTCTGATGATCTACTACAGCATCAAAGTGAAAGGTCTAGGTGGTTTCGCCAAAGAACTTGCTTTACATCCATTTAATCACTGGACCATGATTCCGTTTAACCTACTGATTGAAGTGGTATCGCTACTAGCGAAGCCTCTATCACTTGGTATGCGTCTATTCGGTAACATGTTTGCAGGTGAGGTTGTATTCATTCTTTGTGCGGCAATGTTACCATGGTATTTACAATGGATGGGTTCACTACCGTGGGCGATTTTCCATATTCTGGTAATTCTGATTCAGGCCTTCGTGTTTATGATGCTAACGATTGTTTATATGTCGATGGCACACGAAGACGGCGATCACTAA
- the atpD gene encoding F0F1 ATP synthase subunit beta — protein MATGKIVQIIGAVVDVEFPQSDVPSVYDALNVTDSKERLVLEVQQQLGGGVVRCIVMGSSDGLRRGVEVVNTGAPISVPVGTKTLGRIMNVLGDAIDECGEIGAEETYSIHREAPSYEEQSNEIALLETGVKVIDLVCPFAKGGKIGLFGGAGVGKTVNMMELINNIALQHSGLSVFAGVGERTREGNDFYFEMQEAGVVNVENPEESKVAMVYGQMNEPPGNRLRVALTGLTMAERFRDEGRDVLLFVDNIYRYTLAGTEVSALLGRMPSAVGYQPTLAEEMGVLQERITSTKSGSITSVQAVYVPADDLTDPSPATTFAHLDATVVLNRNIAAMGLYPAIDPLDSTSRMLDPLVVGQEHYDIARGVQQTLQRYKELKDIIAILGMDELSEEDKQVVSRARKIERFLTQPYHVAEVFTGDPGVYVALKETLRGFKGLLAGDYDDIPEQAFMYCGAIEDAIENAKKL, from the coding sequence ATGGCTACAGGTAAGATCGTACAGATCATCGGTGCAGTAGTCGACGTAGAGTTCCCACAGAGTGATGTACCAAGTGTATACGACGCTCTAAACGTAACGGACTCAAAAGAACGTCTAGTTCTTGAAGTTCAGCAACAGCTAGGCGGTGGCGTAGTTCGTTGTATCGTAATGGGTAGCTCTGATGGTTTACGTCGTGGAGTTGAAGTAGTAAATACAGGCGCTCCAATTTCAGTACCAGTAGGTACTAAGACCCTTGGTCGTATCATGAACGTACTTGGTGATGCGATTGATGAGTGTGGTGAAATCGGTGCGGAAGAGACTTACTCTATCCACCGTGAAGCACCAAGCTACGAAGAGCAATCAAACGAGATCGCACTTCTAGAAACGGGCGTTAAAGTAATCGACCTAGTTTGTCCATTCGCTAAGGGTGGTAAAATCGGTCTATTCGGTGGTGCAGGTGTAGGTAAGACCGTTAACATGATGGAACTTATCAACAACATCGCACTACAACACTCAGGTCTATCAGTGTTTGCTGGTGTTGGTGAGCGTACTCGTGAAGGTAACGATTTCTACTTTGAGATGCAGGAAGCAGGCGTTGTTAACGTTGAAAACCCTGAAGAGTCTAAAGTAGCAATGGTTTACGGTCAGATGAACGAGCCTCCAGGCAACCGTCTACGTGTTGCACTGACTGGTCTAACAATGGCAGAGCGTTTCCGTGACGAAGGTCGTGACGTTCTACTGTTCGTTGATAACATCTACCGTTACACGCTTGCAGGTACTGAGGTATCAGCACTGCTAGGTCGTATGCCTTCTGCGGTAGGTTACCAGCCAACTCTTGCAGAAGAGATGGGTGTACTTCAGGAGCGTATCACGTCAACGAAATCTGGTTCTATCACGTCTGTACAGGCGGTATACGTACCAGCGGATGACTTGACTGACCCGTCTCCAGCAACAACGTTCGCGCACTTGGATGCAACGGTTGTACTTAACCGTAACATCGCTGCAATGGGTCTATACCCTGCGATTGACCCACTAGATTCAACATCTCGTATGCTTGATCCTCTAGTAGTAGGTCAAGAGCACTACGATATTGCACGTGGCGTTCAGCAGACACTTCAGCGCTACAAAGAGCTGAAAGATATCATTGCTATCCTAGGTATGGACGAGCTATCTGAAGAAGATAAGCAAGTTGTATCTCGTGCACGTAAGATTGAGCGTTTCCTAACTCAGCCTTACCACGTAGCAGAAGTATTTACTGGCGACCCAGGTGTTTACGTAGCTCTTAAAGAGACTCTACGTGGCTTCAAAGGTCTACTAGCTGGTGATTACGATGACATTCCAGAGCAAGCTTTCATGTACTGTGGTGCAATTGAAGATGCTATCGAGAATGCGAAGAAGCTATAA
- the atpF gene encoding F0F1 ATP synthase subunit B — protein MNMNATLLGQAISFALFVWFCMKYVWPPIMQAIEERQKKIADGLHAAERAEKDLNLAQANASSQLKEAKRTATEVIEQANKRKAQILDEAREEAQAERQKILAQAEAELEAERNRARDELRKQVATLALAGAEKILERSIDKDAHKDLLDNITAKL, from the coding sequence GTGAATATGAACGCAACTCTGCTAGGTCAAGCAATCTCATTCGCACTATTTGTGTGGTTCTGCATGAAGTATGTATGGCCACCAATCATGCAAGCGATTGAAGAGCGTCAGAAGAAAATTGCTGACGGTCTACACGCTGCTGAGCGTGCTGAGAAAGACTTAAACCTAGCGCAAGCTAATGCTTCTTCTCAACTGAAAGAAGCGAAGCGCACAGCAACTGAGGTCATCGAGCAAGCAAATAAGCGTAAAGCTCAAATTCTTGATGAAGCTCGCGAGGAAGCTCAGGCAGAACGCCAGAAAATCCTTGCGCAAGCAGAAGCTGAACTTGAAGCGGAACGCAACCGTGCGCGCGATGAACTGCGCAAACAAGTTGCAACTCTGGCTTTAGCTGGTGCTGAGAAAATCCTTGAGCGTTCAATCGATAAAGATGCGCACAAAGATCTTCTCGACAACATTACTGCAAAACTTTAA
- the atpA gene encoding F0F1 ATP synthase subunit alpha: MQLNSTEISDLIKQRIESFEVVSEARNEGTIVSVSDGIIRIHGLADVMQGEMIELPGGRYALALNLERDSVGAVVMGPYADLKEGMKVTGTGRILEVPVGPEMLGRVVNTLGEPIDGKGPIEAKLTSPVEVIAPGVIDRKSVDQPVQTGYKSVDSMIPIGRGQRELVIGDRQTGKTAMAIDAIINQRNSGIFSIYVAIGQKASTIANVVRKLEEHGALANTIVVVASASESAALQYLAPYAGCAMGEYFRDRGEDALIVYDDLSKQAVAYRQISLLLKRPPGREAFPGDVFYLHSRLLERAARVSQEYVEKFTNGEVKGKTGSLTALPIIETQAGDVSAFVPTNVISITDGQIFLQTELFNAGVRPAVDPGISVSRVGGSAQTKIIKKLSGGIRTALAQYRELAAFAQFSSDLDEATKKQLDHGQKVTELMKQKQYAPMSVFDQALVIFAAERGYLAGVEISKLLDFEAALLSYARGQYAEFAAEIDKTGAYNDEVEAQLKKLTDDFVATQTW, encoded by the coding sequence ATGCAACTTAATTCCACGGAAATTAGCGATCTAATCAAACAACGTATCGAATCTTTCGAAGTTGTTAGTGAAGCTCGCAATGAAGGTACTATCGTATCGGTAAGCGACGGTATCATTCGCATTCACGGCCTAGCGGACGTGATGCAAGGTGAAATGATTGAATTACCGGGTGGCCGTTATGCACTAGCACTTAACCTTGAGCGTGACTCGGTTGGTGCGGTTGTAATGGGCCCATATGCTGACCTTAAGGAAGGCATGAAAGTTACAGGTACTGGTCGTATTCTTGAAGTACCAGTTGGTCCTGAAATGCTTGGTCGTGTTGTTAACACGCTAGGCGAGCCAATTGATGGTAAAGGTCCAATTGAAGCTAAACTGACTTCGCCTGTAGAAGTGATTGCACCAGGTGTAATCGACCGTAAATCGGTAGATCAACCTGTTCAAACTGGTTACAAATCTGTTGACTCAATGATCCCAATCGGTCGTGGTCAGCGTGAGCTTGTAATCGGTGACCGTCAGACTGGTAAAACAGCAATGGCGATCGATGCAATCATCAACCAGAGAAACTCAGGTATTTTCTCAATCTACGTAGCTATCGGTCAAAAAGCATCGACTATCGCTAACGTAGTTCGCAAACTAGAAGAGCACGGCGCGCTAGCAAACACTATCGTTGTTGTTGCCTCTGCTTCTGAATCTGCAGCGCTACAATACCTAGCGCCATACGCAGGTTGTGCGATGGGTGAATACTTCCGTGATCGCGGTGAAGATGCACTGATTGTTTATGATGATCTATCTAAGCAAGCGGTAGCTTACCGTCAGATCTCTCTACTACTAAAACGCCCACCAGGCCGTGAAGCATTCCCAGGTGACGTTTTCTACCTCCACTCGCGTCTACTAGAGCGTGCAGCTCGTGTAAGTCAAGAGTACGTAGAAAAGTTCACTAACGGTGAAGTGAAAGGTAAGACAGGTTCTCTAACTGCACTACCTATCATCGAAACACAAGCTGGTGACGTTTCAGCATTCGTACCGACAAACGTAATCTCGATTACTGACGGTCAGATCTTCCTACAGACTGAGCTATTCAACGCGGGTGTTCGCCCAGCTGTTGACCCAGGTATCTCAGTATCTCGTGTTGGTGGTTCTGCACAGACGAAAATCATCAAGAAGCTATCAGGCGGTATCCGTACTGCACTAGCTCAGTACCGTGAACTAGCGGCATTCGCACAGTTCTCGTCTGATCTTGATGAAGCGACAAAGAAACAGCTAGACCACGGTCAGAAAGTTACAGAACTAATGAAGCAGAAGCAGTACGCTCCAATGTCTGTATTTGACCAAGCTCTAGTAATCTTTGCGGCAGAGCGCGGCTACCTAGCAGGTGTTGAAATCAGCAAACTGCTAGATTTCGAAGCGGCTCTACTATCGTATGCTCGCGGTCAATACGCTGAATTTGCAGCTGAGATCGACAAGACGGGTGCATACAACGATGAAGTTGAAGCGCAGCTTAAGAAGCTGACTGACGACTTCGTAGCAACCCAAACTTGGTAA
- the atpE gene encoding F0F1 ATP synthase subunit C: METVLSFSAIAVAIIVGLCAVGTAIGFAILGGKFLEGAARQPEMAPMLQVKMFIIAGLLDAVPMIGIVIALLFTFANPFVGQLAG, translated from the coding sequence ATGGAAACTGTACTGAGCTTTTCAGCAATCGCAGTAGCAATCATCGTTGGTCTATGTGCAGTAGGTACTGCAATTGGCTTCGCAATCCTAGGTGGTAAATTCCTTGAGGGTGCTGCGCGTCAACCAGAAATGGCTCCTATGCTACAAGTTAAGATGTTCATCATCGCTGGTCTACTAGATGCGGTTCCAATGATCGGTATCGTAATCGCTCTACTATTTACTTTCGCAAACCCATTCGTTGGTCAACTAGCTGGTTAA
- a CDS encoding F0F1 ATP synthase subunit epsilon, with product MAAITFHLDVVSAEKKIFSGLVETFQVTGSEGELGIYHGHTPLLTAITPGMVRLVKQHGHEEFIYVSGGMVEVQPGTATVLADTAIRGDELDAAKAEEAKRRAQEAIQNQHGDMDFAQAASELAKAIAQLRVIELTQQRR from the coding sequence ATGGCAGCAATAACCTTTCACCTAGACGTAGTTAGCGCAGAAAAGAAAATCTTTTCTGGCCTAGTTGAAACGTTTCAGGTGACCGGTAGCGAAGGTGAGCTTGGTATTTACCATGGCCACACTCCGCTGCTAACCGCTATCACGCCTGGTATGGTGCGACTTGTTAAGCAGCACGGCCACGAGGAATTTATTTATGTTTCTGGTGGTATGGTAGAAGTTCAACCGGGTACAGCGACTGTACTGGCTGATACGGCTATCCGTGGTGATGAACTGGACGCAGCTAAGGCTGAAGAAGCTAAACGTCGTGCTCAAGAAGCAATTCAGAATCAGCATGGCGACATGGACTTCGCTCAAGCGGCTAGTGAACTGGCTAAAGCCATTGCTCAGCTACGAGTGATCGAGCTGACACAACAACGTCGATAA
- the atpG gene encoding F0F1 ATP synthase subunit gamma, with product MAGAKEIRNKIGSVKSTQKITKAMEMVAASKMRRSQDAMEASRPYAETIRKVIGHVANASLEYRHPYLEEREAKRVGYIIVSTDRGLCGGLNINVFKKAVIDMQSWKEKGAEVELALIGSKATGFFNNSGAKVAAQVSGLGDSPSLEDLIGSVSVMLKKYDEGELDRLYVVSNKFVNTMVQQPTIDQLLPLPKSDSEEMQRTHQWDYIYEPEPKALLDTLLVRYVESQVYQGVVENLACEQAARMIAMKAATDNASNLIDDLELVYNKARQAAITQELSEIVSGAAAV from the coding sequence ATGGCCGGCGCAAAAGAGATACGTAATAAAATCGGTAGTGTGAAAAGCACTCAGAAGATTACGAAAGCAATGGAAATGGTAGCAGCTTCTAAAATGCGTCGCTCTCAAGATGCAATGGAAGCTTCTCGTCCATACGCTGAAACAATACGTAAAGTGATCGGTCACGTAGCAAACGCAAGCCTAGAGTATCGTCATCCGTACCTAGAGGAGCGTGAAGCTAAACGTGTTGGTTACATCATCGTTTCAACAGACCGTGGCCTATGTGGCGGCTTGAACATTAATGTGTTCAAAAAAGCTGTCATCGACATGCAAAGCTGGAAAGAGAAAGGTGCTGAAGTTGAACTAGCATTGATTGGTTCAAAAGCAACTGGCTTCTTTAATAACAGCGGTGCAAAAGTCGCGGCACAGGTTTCTGGTTTAGGCGATAGCCCAAGCCTTGAAGACCTAATCGGCTCTGTAAGCGTTATGCTGAAGAAATATGATGAAGGTGAATTGGACCGCCTATATGTTGTGAGCAACAAGTTTGTGAACACTATGGTTCAACAACCAACGATCGATCAATTACTACCTTTGCCTAAATCGGACAGCGAAGAGATGCAGCGTACCCACCAGTGGGACTACATCTACGAGCCAGAACCAAAAGCACTACTAGACACGCTTCTAGTGCGCTATGTGGAATCTCAAGTATACCAAGGTGTGGTTGAGAACCTTGCTTGTGAGCAAGCGGCTCGAATGATTGCAATGAAAGCTGCAACTGATAATGCGAGCAACCTGATTGATGACTTAGAACTTGTGTATAACAAGGCGCGTCAAGCGGCGATTACACAAGAGCTGTCAGAAATCGTTTCAGGTGCAGCAGCGGTTTAA
- the punC gene encoding purine nucleoside transporter PunC → MRISKLQLFYLAALSMLGFIATDMYLPAFKAMEMDFATGPEQIALSLTVFLVGMAFGQLLWGLASDKFGHRNTLAAGLVLFTVASFGLAFSDQVWQLLVLRFIQAIGVCAPAVIWQAMVIKRYSGSSQQIFATIMPLVALSPALAPQLGVVLADSFGWHSIFIALTIVGLLLVAATMVQANEKSEAKQTSISSDIKALISSKTYLGNVLMFATASAAFFAYLTGMPEIMAKLGYEAKDIGLSFIPQTIAFMVGGYLGKVGVAKFGDEKVLRQLIGLFSVASLLVFVASQWQLSSIWPILAPFCLIAVANGALYPIVVNRALASAKQSPATAAGLQNSLQISVSSLSSALVAAMASQAQSVTGVAIILCMVGLWMGYVLSNRELSQHFTTPDNARVISDE, encoded by the coding sequence GCCGCACTTTCGATGCTTGGCTTTATCGCCACTGATATGTACCTGCCCGCTTTTAAAGCAATGGAGATGGACTTTGCTACTGGCCCAGAGCAAATTGCTCTTTCTCTAACGGTCTTCTTAGTCGGAATGGCTTTTGGACAACTTTTATGGGGACTCGCCTCTGATAAGTTCGGTCATCGAAATACCCTCGCAGCGGGGTTGGTCTTATTTACTGTTGCATCATTTGGCCTCGCCTTTAGTGATCAAGTATGGCAACTGTTGGTATTGCGCTTTATCCAAGCAATTGGCGTTTGTGCACCAGCGGTGATCTGGCAAGCCATGGTTATCAAACGTTACTCTGGTAGCAGTCAGCAGATATTTGCCACTATCATGCCTTTAGTGGCGCTATCTCCAGCATTGGCCCCACAGCTGGGAGTCGTGTTAGCAGATAGTTTTGGTTGGCACAGTATTTTCATTGCACTAACGATTGTGGGCTTACTGCTGGTGGCTGCAACCATGGTTCAAGCAAATGAGAAGAGTGAAGCGAAGCAAACCAGTATTTCCTCAGACATTAAAGCTCTGATTAGCTCTAAGACTTACCTTGGCAACGTGTTGATGTTTGCAACCGCTTCAGCAGCATTCTTTGCGTACTTAACAGGAATGCCTGAAATAATGGCTAAACTTGGTTATGAAGCAAAAGATATTGGTTTAAGTTTTATCCCACAAACCATCGCATTTATGGTTGGTGGCTATTTAGGTAAAGTAGGCGTGGCTAAGTTTGGTGATGAGAAGGTTCTTCGCCAATTGATCGGACTGTTTAGTGTCGCTTCACTGTTAGTTTTTGTTGCCTCACAATGGCAGCTAAGCTCGATTTGGCCAATCCTTGCGCCTTTCTGTCTGATTGCAGTGGCTAATGGTGCACTTTATCCAATTGTGGTTAACCGTGCGCTTGCCAGTGCCAAGCAAAGCCCAGCAACTGCAGCAGGTCTACAAAACAGCCTACAAATCAGTGTCAGTAGTCTATCTAGTGCATTGGTTGCAGCGATGGCAAGCCAAGCTCAATCGGTGACTGGTGTGGCGATTATTTTGTGTATGGTTGGATTGTGGATGGGTTACGTATTATCCAACCGTGAACTGTCTCAGCATTTCACAACCCCAGATAACGCGCGAGTCATTAGTGACGAATAA
- a CDS encoding amino acid ABC transporter permease, which translates to MNCRYLWLFLSLLLTGCSDYQWGWYVLDPTTAQGQTNLQFLIAGFYDTISVSLLSMLFAMTIGLVVALPSLSDSKLLKAFNRVYVEVIRSIPVLVLLLWVYYGMPTLMDISLDHFWAGVIALTIAESAFMAEVFRGGIQAIAKGQHEAASSLGLNYWQRMRLVILPQALRQILPPLGNQFIYILKMSSLVSVIGLSDLTRRANELVVNEYLPLEIYTFLVLEYLVLILLVSQAVRWLERRIAIPSN; encoded by the coding sequence TTGAATTGTCGATATCTGTGGCTATTTTTATCTCTACTACTGACTGGTTGCTCTGATTACCAATGGGGTTGGTACGTGCTTGATCCGACGACAGCTCAAGGCCAAACAAACCTACAATTTCTCATCGCTGGCTTTTATGACACTATTTCCGTGTCATTACTGAGCATGCTATTTGCCATGACCATCGGCTTAGTCGTCGCTCTTCCATCACTGTCAGATTCCAAATTACTTAAAGCATTTAACCGGGTTTATGTCGAAGTGATTCGTTCAATTCCCGTCTTAGTGTTATTGCTGTGGGTTTATTACGGAATGCCAACGCTCATGGATATATCTCTCGATCATTTCTGGGCAGGTGTTATTGCTCTTACGATTGCAGAAAGTGCATTTATGGCAGAAGTGTTTCGTGGCGGTATCCAAGCCATCGCCAAAGGGCAACATGAAGCAGCCAGCTCGTTAGGCTTAAACTACTGGCAGAGAATGCGTCTGGTGATTCTTCCTCAAGCATTGAGACAGATTCTTCCACCGCTCGGTAATCAATTCATCTATATCTTAAAAATGAGTTCTTTGGTGAGTGTAATAGGCCTAAGTGACTTAACGCGCCGTGCCAATGAACTGGTCGTTAATGAGTACTTACCTTTGGAAATTTATACCTTCTTGGTACTAGAATACCTTGTGTTGATTTTACTGGTCTCTCAAGCGGTACGTTGGCTAGAAAGACGTATTGCGATACCAAGTAATTAA
- the glmU gene encoding bifunctional UDP-N-acetylglucosamine diphosphorylase/glucosamine-1-phosphate N-acetyltransferase GlmU, which yields MKFSAVILAAGKGTRMYSNMPKVLHTLAGKPMAKHVIDTCNGLGAQNIHLVYGHGGDQMQAKLAKENVNWVLQAEQLGTGHAVDQASPQFEDDEKILVLYGDVPLISEETIENLLDAQPNGGIALLTVVLDNPMGYGRIVRRNGPVVAIVEQKDATDEQKLIKEINTGVMVATGGDLKRWLSGLNNQNAQGEYYLTDVIAAAHDEGRAVEAVHPVNPIEVEGVNDRAQLARLERAFQSMQAQKLLEQGVMLRDPARFDLRGELQCGMDCEIDTNVIIEGKVTLGDNVTIGAGCVLKDCEIDDNTVVRPYSVIEGATVGEECTVGPFTRLRPGAEMRNDSHVGNFVEVKNARIGEGSKANHLTYLGDAEIGQRTNIGAGVITCNYDGANKFKTTIGNDVFVGSDCQLVAPVTVADGATVGAGTTLTKDVAAGELVITRAKERKITGWQRPVKQK from the coding sequence ATGAAATTTAGCGCGGTCATTCTCGCGGCGGGTAAAGGCACTCGCATGTATTCTAATATGCCAAAGGTATTACACACTTTAGCCGGCAAACCTATGGCGAAGCATGTTATTGATACTTGTAATGGCTTAGGTGCGCAGAATATTCATTTGGTCTACGGTCACGGCGGTGATCAAATGCAAGCAAAGCTTGCTAAAGAGAACGTCAATTGGGTACTTCAGGCTGAGCAACTCGGTACTGGCCACGCTGTGGATCAAGCGTCACCTCAATTTGAGGACGATGAAAAAATATTAGTGCTCTATGGTGATGTACCACTGATCTCTGAAGAAACAATTGAGAACTTGCTGGATGCGCAGCCAAATGGTGGTATCGCTCTTCTAACGGTGGTTCTTGATAATCCGATGGGATATGGCCGTATTGTGCGTCGTAATGGCCCTGTGGTTGCGATCGTTGAACAAAAAGATGCCACCGATGAACAGAAGCTTATTAAAGAGATCAACACTGGTGTGATGGTTGCAACTGGCGGTGATCTAAAACGTTGGTTGTCTGGCTTAAATAATCAAAATGCTCAGGGTGAGTATTACTTAACTGACGTGATCGCAGCGGCTCACGATGAAGGCCGCGCAGTAGAAGCGGTTCACCCAGTCAATCCGATTGAAGTGGAAGGGGTCAATGACCGAGCTCAGCTTGCTCGTCTAGAGCGTGCTTTCCAATCTATGCAAGCACAGAAGCTGCTTGAGCAAGGTGTCATGCTGCGTGATCCTGCACGCTTTGATCTGCGTGGCGAATTACAATGTGGAATGGACTGTGAAATTGATACTAACGTTATTATTGAAGGAAAAGTGACTTTAGGTGATAACGTGACGATCGGTGCTGGCTGTGTGCTGAAAGATTGTGAAATCGACGACAACACAGTGGTTCGCCCATACAGTGTGATTGAAGGCGCGACGGTAGGTGAAGAGTGTACGGTTGGTCCATTCACACGTCTGCGTCCTGGTGCTGAGATGCGCAATGACTCTCATGTAGGTAACTTTGTTGAAGTGAAGAACGCACGTATCGGCGAAGGTTCTAAAGCGAACCACCTAACCTACCTTGGTGATGCAGAAATCGGTCAGCGTACCAATATTGGTGCAGGCGTGATTACTTGTAACTATGACGGTGCGAATAAGTTTAAAACCACGATTGGTAACGATGTGTTTGTTGGCTCAGACTGCCAACTGGTGGCACCAGTTACGGTCGCAGATGGCGCAACAGTCGGTGCTGGTACGACATTGACTAAAGATGTCGCAGCAGGTGAGTTAGTCATTACTCGCGCTAAAGAGCGCAAGATTACTGGATGGCAACGTCCTGTTAAACAGAAATAA
- a CDS encoding transporter substrate-binding domain-containing protein, producing MKKLMLALGMTLLAMANVANAESRLHEILDKGVLRVGTTGDWNPMTMKDPATNSYRGFDIDVTTELAKDLGVKVEYVATDWKTLVSGIQADKYDITGSASLNMSRAKVAGYSQPYFYLAFVPVVQKKDLAKFSDWSDFDNADIKVAATLGTVQEKMVKAFFPSAQHIVIEAPARDFQELLARRADVSVTSNVEAATLVEKFKQLAIVPVKEPRKPTPIAMLLDQDDQVWINYINHWVELKKTQGFFKQTAKKWGLQSL from the coding sequence ATGAAAAAACTTATGCTTGCGTTAGGGATGACGTTATTGGCTATGGCAAATGTGGCCAATGCAGAGAGTCGTTTACACGAAATTCTGGACAAGGGTGTATTGCGCGTTGGAACCACTGGGGATTGGAACCCGATGACAATGAAAGATCCAGCGACCAATAGTTATCGCGGGTTTGATATTGATGTGACCACTGAGTTGGCGAAAGATTTGGGAGTCAAAGTTGAGTATGTTGCTACAGATTGGAAAACGCTAGTCAGTGGCATTCAAGCCGATAAGTACGATATTACCGGTAGCGCTTCATTGAACATGTCACGTGCTAAAGTCGCTGGCTATAGTCAGCCATACTTTTATCTAGCCTTTGTTCCGGTAGTACAGAAAAAGGACTTGGCTAAGTTTTCTGATTGGAGCGATTTTGATAACGCGGATATCAAAGTGGCGGCAACACTTGGTACAGTACAAGAGAAAATGGTTAAAGCCTTCTTTCCATCGGCGCAGCATATTGTAATAGAAGCGCCTGCTCGTGACTTTCAAGAGTTGTTGGCGCGCCGTGCGGATGTTTCTGTGACTTCGAATGTAGAGGCCGCAACGCTGGTGGAAAAATTTAAACAGCTAGCGATAGTGCCAGTAAAAGAGCCACGCAAGCCAACGCCTATTGCGATGTTGCTAGATCAAGATGATCAAGTTTGGATTAATTACATCAACCACTGGGTAGAGTTAAAGAAAACGCAGGGCTTTTTCAAGCAAACGGCCAAAAAGTGGGGACTACAGAGTTTATAA